A genomic segment from Peptococcaceae bacterium encodes:
- a CDS encoding DHH family phosphoesterase — protein sequence MSYEWLLLLLAAAGFAAAGFLTVGKRKKEKFANNVPGLNPEQLGELPVGTALLDSEGKIIRANKRMSVLLGQKELAGKTVFDLFSVSSFPGKPGYDEITVIAYAGRKAFFIKMLEAAGERGKHLLLCEDITEQLRALRIYRETHPAMAFLQLDNLSEIMKTMAEEDKPHLLGALERVLAEWAGNVEGYLRRIGEGRYILFFTEWGFKQAEKTRFAIIDKIREIDFGNELPLTVSIGIGLHEENISELGRLAQSSLDLALDRGGDQIVVRSPQGIKFYGGKSTSIEKRTKVKARVTADTLKDMINQSSQVVIMGHEMADYDSFGAALSLAKASSDLGKKAWVVVDEHNPATDRLLAALPKGALAARFVSASEAGRRMIDKTLLIVVDTHKPSLLPNRGLLQMAGQVAVIDHHRRGEEFIDEARLVYLESYASSTSELVTELLQYLGDQVEIGKAEATALLAGIAVDTKNFMLKTGVRTFEAASYLRGKGADPVAVQNVLNDDLSTVIKKAEVLRNTRVLYGRIALGISEDVYPDAQLMAAKAADAMLNIAGVSASFVIWPFDGGVAVSARSNGEINVQTIMEKLGGGGHLTVAAAQLNDSLTAVKEQLLNLLEEEFHDKYDGK from the coding sequence GTGAGCTACGAATGGCTGCTGTTGCTGCTCGCCGCGGCGGGTTTTGCAGCAGCGGGGTTTTTAACGGTGGGGAAAAGAAAAAAAGAAAAATTCGCGAACAACGTGCCTGGTTTGAACCCGGAGCAGCTGGGGGAACTGCCGGTAGGCACAGCACTCCTGGACAGCGAAGGGAAAATAATCCGGGCAAACAAAAGAATGTCAGTGCTGCTTGGTCAAAAAGAGCTTGCCGGGAAAACTGTTTTTGACCTGTTTTCCGTTTCCTCTTTTCCTGGAAAACCGGGTTATGACGAAATAACCGTGATTGCTTATGCAGGGAGAAAGGCATTTTTCATAAAAATGCTGGAAGCGGCGGGCGAAAGAGGGAAACACCTTTTGCTGTGCGAAGACATTACCGAGCAGCTTCGAGCGCTGCGCATATACCGGGAAACACATCCCGCCATGGCTTTCCTCCAGCTTGATAACCTGTCGGAGATAATGAAAACGATGGCCGAAGAGGATAAGCCGCACCTGCTGGGTGCCCTGGAGCGGGTCCTGGCGGAGTGGGCAGGAAACGTGGAGGGCTATCTCCGCCGCATCGGAGAAGGGCGGTACATACTTTTTTTTACGGAATGGGGCTTTAAACAGGCGGAAAAAACCCGTTTCGCCATCATCGATAAAATACGGGAGATCGACTTTGGCAATGAATTGCCTCTCACGGTCAGCATAGGGATAGGACTCCATGAAGAAAACATCAGCGAACTGGGGCGGCTGGCTCAAAGCTCCCTCGATTTGGCCCTGGACAGGGGAGGCGACCAGATTGTTGTCAGGTCACCCCAGGGTATCAAGTTTTACGGGGGCAAATCGACGAGCATCGAAAAAAGAACTAAGGTCAAGGCAAGAGTCACTGCAGATACCCTGAAGGATATGATTAACCAGTCCTCCCAGGTAGTAATAATGGGTCATGAAATGGCGGATTACGACAGTTTCGGCGCTGCCTTAAGCTTGGCCAAGGCCTCCAGCGACCTGGGGAAAAAGGCCTGGGTGGTAGTGGATGAACATAATCCGGCGACGGACAGGCTGCTGGCTGCCCTGCCTAAAGGCGCGCTTGCGGCCAGGTTTGTCAGTGCATCAGAGGCCGGCCGCAGGATGATCGACAAAACTCTTTTAATCGTGGTGGATACCCATAAACCTTCCCTCCTGCCCAACCGCGGGCTCCTGCAGATGGCCGGTCAGGTCGCCGTGATAGACCACCACCGCCGCGGTGAAGAATTCATTGACGAGGCCAGGCTTGTTTACCTGGAATCCTATGCCTCATCCACATCGGAGCTGGTTACCGAACTTCTCCAGTACCTTGGCGACCAGGTGGAGATCGGCAAGGCAGAGGCAACGGCGCTTTTGGCCGGCATTGCCGTTGATACGAAAAACTTCATGCTCAAGACCGGGGTGAGGACATTTGAAGCCGCCTCATACCTGCGCGGGAAGGGCGCCGATCCTGTTGCGGTCCAGAATGTCTTGAACGATGACCTTTCCACCGTGATAAAAAAAGCGGAAGTGTTGAGGAACACCAGGGTCCTGTACGGCAGGATCGCCCTGGGGATAAGCGAAGATGTATACCCCGATGCCCAGCTGATGGCAGCCAAGGCGGCAGATGCCATGTTGAATATTGCCGGAGTAAGCGCCTCGTTTGTAATCTGGCCTTTTGACGGTGGAGTCGCCGTGAGCGCCCGTTCCAACGGAGAAATCAATGTCCAGACGATTATGGAAAAACTGGGCGGGGGTGGGCACCTTACCGTTGCCGCCGCCCAGTTGAATGACTCTTTGACGGCGGTGAAAGAGCAGCTTCTTAATCTCCTTGAAGAAGAGTTTCACGATAAATATGACGGAAAATAA
- the rpsR gene encoding 30S ribosomal protein S18, with amino-acid sequence MKQERGRRPRKKVCSFCVDKVENIDYKEVGRLRKFITERGKILPRRISGNCAKHQRQLTLAIKRARNMALLPFTAE; translated from the coding sequence GTGAAACAAGAACGTGGCCGTCGTCCGCGTAAAAAGGTGTGCAGTTTCTGCGTGGATAAAGTGGAAAACATTGATTATAAAGAAGTGGGGCGCCTGCGCAAGTTTATCACGGAAAGAGGCAAAATACTGCCGCGCCGGATTTCCGGCAACTGTGCCAAGCACCAGCGCCAGTTGACCCTTGCCATTAAACGCGCAAGAAACATGGCCCTGCTGCCGTTTACGGCAGAATAA
- a CDS encoding MazG-like family protein: protein MSGTELDIAKSIRALEWLKTETVSILARLFKALLKGNRESAVENLALLVINCFLLLKRLGLNYGQMELSVYDKTEALLKEGHPLEEWYGDLSSFKAYLDLKR from the coding sequence ATGTCAGGGACTGAGCTGGATATAGCTAAAAGCATCAGGGCATTGGAATGGTTGAAAACAGAGACGGTCAGTATTCTGGCCAGGCTGTTTAAGGCGCTGCTTAAAGGAAATAGGGAATCTGCGGTTGAGAACCTGGCTCTCCTGGTTATAAACTGCTTTCTTCTTCTTAAACGTCTCGGATTGAATTACGGTCAGATGGAGCTTTCTGTTTACGATAAGACCGAGGCTCTTCTTAAAGAAGGACACCCGCTGGAGGAATGGTATGGGGACCTATCATCGTTTAAGGCTTATCTGGATTTAAAGAGGTGA
- the rplI gene encoding 50S ribosomal protein L9 produces the protein MKVILTGDVKGTGKKGDVINVTEGYARNFLLPRGLAVEATKHNLAELDRQKAALDKKRAEELEKARDLKKRLDQLVVTLPVKTGEAGRLFGSITAKDIGEALLEKHGLTVDKRKIELKTPIKALGSYPVAVRLHPEVTATIDVRVSAAE, from the coding sequence ATGAAAGTAATACTGACCGGCGATGTAAAGGGTACCGGCAAAAAAGGAGATGTTATCAACGTAACGGAAGGATATGCCCGCAATTTCCTGCTGCCCAGAGGACTGGCGGTAGAAGCAACCAAGCACAACCTGGCGGAACTTGACAGGCAAAAAGCAGCTCTGGACAAAAAACGGGCGGAAGAACTTGAAAAGGCAAGGGATTTGAAAAAAAGGCTGGACCAGCTTGTTGTGACCCTGCCTGTCAAAACCGGCGAGGCCGGTCGGTTATTCGGTTCCATAACTGCAAAAGACATTGGTGAGGCGCTCCTGGAAAAACATGGCCTGACAGTCGACAAAAGAAAGATCGAATTGAAAACACCCATCAAGGCCCTTGGCTCCTATCCGGTTGCCGTCAGGCTGCACCCGGAGGTTACGGCCACCATTGACGTCCGTGTTTCGGCAGCAGAATAA
- the rpsF gene encoding 30S ribosomal protein S6, with the protein MRNYELMYVIKPDLEEEKTAEVVEKFNNLIAANGGEVGSSEKWGKRRLAYEINDYREGIYILVNFKGEAETARELDRVMKITDEILRFMIVLKETK; encoded by the coding sequence ATGCGGAATTACGAACTGATGTATGTCATTAAGCCAGACCTGGAGGAAGAGAAAACAGCGGAGGTTGTGGAAAAATTTAATAACCTTATAGCTGCCAACGGCGGGGAAGTGGGCTCCTCGGAAAAATGGGGAAAAAGACGCCTGGCTTATGAAATTAATGACTACCGGGAAGGAATCTACATCTTGGTCAACTTCAAAGGTGAGGCTGAAACCGCCCGCGAACTTGACCGCGTAATGAAGATCACTGACGAGATTCTGCGTTTTATGATTGTTTTGAAAGAAACCAAATAG
- a CDS encoding HEAT repeat domain-containing protein, whose amino-acid sequence MFRLRRKKPDFNKLKIELLKSAGAAAPDNKKLSELSPEQRWELVKALLPEREKNKTRDLVRLLLAKDILFLKKKIRDSKEKKDRYDAIECLGYLPSRETVEILVGLLKNTDDEVQLCAAGALKKQPPRLVVPYLIKAMLHAAVLPARAGEVLLAMGSLAQETILEVYPLALPAVKAHFLELLVQAENPKCKPVVIQALKSGNPQITSRALDAVALFQFDDLWPEVAGCLPGMPWAVKAKGLDVLGELGVKEARDYIAPFLEDEDEWVRQRAQICLQKLENTGSEEREGR is encoded by the coding sequence TTGTTCAGACTAAGACGCAAAAAACCGGACTTTAACAAACTGAAAATAGAGCTTCTGAAAAGCGCTGGCGCTGCAGCACCGGATAATAAAAAATTATCAGAGCTAAGCCCGGAACAGCGCTGGGAACTGGTCAAGGCCCTGCTCCCCGAAAGGGAAAAGAATAAGACCAGAGACCTGGTGCGCCTGCTTTTGGCTAAAGACATTTTATTTTTAAAGAAAAAGATCAGAGACAGCAAAGAAAAAAAAGACAGGTATGACGCCATAGAGTGCCTGGGTTATCTTCCTTCCCGGGAAACTGTGGAAATACTGGTTGGATTGCTGAAGAACACGGATGACGAAGTACAGTTGTGTGCTGCCGGCGCCCTGAAAAAACAGCCCCCGCGCCTGGTTGTGCCGTACCTTATAAAAGCCATGCTCCACGCGGCCGTGCTGCCTGCTCGGGCCGGCGAAGTCCTTCTTGCCATGGGGTCTTTGGCCCAGGAGACAATCCTGGAGGTTTATCCCCTGGCCCTGCCCGCGGTTAAAGCTCATTTCCTGGAACTGCTGGTGCAGGCGGAAAACCCAAAGTGCAAACCTGTGGTCATCCAGGCCTTAAAGAGCGGCAATCCTCAAATAACCAGCAGGGCTCTTGATGCAGTAGCCCTGTTCCAGTTCGATGATTTATGGCCTGAAGTGGCTGGTTGCCTGCCCGGAATGCCGTGGGCAGTCAAGGCAAAAGGGCTGGATGTGCTGGGAGAACTGGGAGTCAAGGAAGCCAGGGATTATATTGCGCCTTTTCTGGAGGACGAGGACGAGTGGGTCCGGCAGAGAGCGCAGATATGCCTGCAGAAGCTTGAAAACACGGGAAGCGAAGAAAGAGAAGGCCGGTAA
- a CDS encoding GntR family transcriptional regulator, producing the protein MQRMDTGHSRYEQIALDIAQKIARGEFRVGQKLSGRSLLAGTYNVSPETIRRSIALLQNIGVVEAITGSGIIIKSSSLAKEYLTEFNERQEIIDLRNRINDYLEKRRQLDSELEKELARLLEFALQKSAILQQIEEIHLPDKSWVIGRSIADTDMRNRTGATVIAIIRNGEEIFSPPADIVLKENDILSIVGTSGAKERVKELLNQSEPV; encoded by the coding sequence ATGCAGCGTATGGACACGGGACATTCTCGCTATGAGCAGATTGCCCTGGATATTGCCCAGAAAATTGCCCGTGGAGAATTCCGGGTCGGGCAAAAACTATCAGGCCGGTCGCTTTTGGCCGGTACATACAACGTATCCCCGGAGACTATCAGGAGAAGCATTGCCCTTCTGCAAAACATCGGTGTCGTGGAGGCGATAACCGGCAGCGGGATCATCATCAAGTCTTCCAGCCTGGCCAAGGAATACCTGACAGAGTTCAACGAGCGCCAGGAAATTATCGATTTGCGCAACCGCATTAATGATTACCTGGAGAAACGGCGCCAGCTGGATAGCGAACTGGAAAAGGAACTGGCCAGGCTTCTGGAGTTTGCTCTCCAAAAATCTGCTATTCTGCAGCAGATCGAAGAAATTCATCTTCCTGACAAATCATGGGTAATCGGCCGGAGCATAGCTGATACCGACATGCGCAACAGGACCGGAGCGACAGTTATAGCCATTATCAGGAATGGGGAAGAAATATTTTCGCCTCCTGCTGATATTGTCTTGAAAGAGAATGATATTCTGAGCATTGTGGGCACAAGCGGCGCGAAAGAACGGGTAAAAGAACTTTTAAATCAGTCTGAGCCTGTTTGA
- a CDS encoding CvpA family protein: MNIVDLVIIVIVLLGAIGGYRKGFVGSLVGFFSSILGLVAACNFYPQLARFLNTRFELQGKMSAFFQEHLVLPQPVSQFRLGQLPLPDISRYLDSVNLDASLKFKLLSFVEKLQTSLALPLQTSMGDIVNQFLATALVSALSFLIIWAAVSLLLQAFAHLYSAAIRNTFLGKFDRLGGMAAGAALAILTLTIFIGLVMPFLDLAGIAKPTLFSSSVKTIEEAKLVPYFYSLYNILFSKFISLLPL; encoded by the coding sequence TTGAATATTGTTGACCTGGTAATAATAGTTATTGTTTTGCTGGGAGCGATTGGGGGGTATAGAAAAGGTTTTGTCGGGAGCCTGGTCGGATTTTTCAGCAGCATCCTGGGACTGGTTGCCGCCTGCAATTTCTATCCGCAGCTGGCAAGGTTTCTTAATACCCGCTTCGAGCTCCAGGGGAAAATGAGCGCCTTTTTTCAAGAACACCTGGTGCTGCCCCAGCCGGTCAGTCAATTCAGGCTTGGCCAGCTTCCACTTCCTGACATAAGCAGGTACCTGGACAGCGTTAATCTTGACGCATCTTTAAAATTCAAGCTGCTTTCCTTTGTCGAAAAACTGCAAACAAGCCTGGCCTTGCCTTTACAGACTTCGATGGGCGATATTGTTAACCAGTTCCTGGCAACGGCCCTGGTGAGCGCCCTGTCCTTCCTTATAATCTGGGCTGCGGTTAGCCTGCTTCTTCAGGCGTTCGCTCACCTGTACAGCGCGGCCATCAGGAACACATTTCTCGGCAAATTTGACCGCCTGGGAGGGATGGCGGCAGGTGCCGCCCTGGCGATTTTAACGCTGACGATTTTTATCGGCCTGGTTATGCCGTTTCTGGACCTGGCCGGCATAGCAAAACCGACGCTCTTTTCGTCTTCCGTCAAAACGATTGAAGAGGCCAAACTTGTTCCCTATTTTTACTCTCTTTACAATATACTTTTTAGCAAGTTTATCAGCTTGCTCCCGTTATAA
- the ssb gene encoding single-stranded DNA-binding protein, whose product MLNRVVLIGRLTKDPELRYTPNGVAVASFTLAVNRSRANQQGERETDFIPIVVWQKQAENCANFIGKGSLVAVDGRIQVRSYDDKEGQRRWMTEVIAENVRFLDRRDSGSSQGAASLGSEVEFSEDDIPF is encoded by the coding sequence ATGTTGAACCGTGTTGTCCTGATTGGCCGGTTGACGAAAGACCCGGAGCTGCGCTATACCCCAAACGGGGTGGCAGTGGCCTCCTTTACGCTGGCTGTGAACAGGTCCAGGGCCAACCAGCAGGGGGAACGGGAAACTGATTTTATACCGATAGTTGTATGGCAAAAGCAGGCCGAAAACTGCGCCAATTTCATCGGAAAAGGGAGCCTGGTGGCCGTTGACGGGCGCATCCAAGTAAGGTCTTACGATGACAAAGAAGGCCAGCGCCGCTGGATGACAGAGGTGATTGCCGAAAACGTCCGTTTTCTTGACCGGCGCGACTCCGGAAGCAGTCAGGGCGCAGCCTCATTGGGAAGCGAAGTTGAGTTTTCCGAAGACGATATTCCCTTTTAA
- a CDS encoding FAD-dependent oxidoreductase has protein sequence MKGKYDVAIVGAGPAGIFAALELSSLDKNLNILIVDKGKHIDERFCHIPRAGHCLHCEPCAIMSGWAGAGAFSDGKLSLSPQVGGRISDYLDEEKSREYIRYADGIYLSFGARKEVHGLNSKKIDDLIYEASRYNIQLVPCPVRHLGTELASDVLRRMYLHLTGKTRTEFLPLTVVSEIVAENGVVKGIKVKDGKGEEREIEAPYVIVAPGRGGAQWLAEQARKLNLKTENNEVDIGVRVEVPNSIMDHLTSELYEAKLIYYSDTFENKVRSFCMNPGGIVSEEKYDGEIAVVNGHSYADAKLKTFNTNFALLVSTRFTEPFNQPIEYGKYIAKCANMLTGGGVMVQRLGDLLRGRRTDYGRLQKSTTIPTLKSAVPGDLSFVLPQRYLTSIVETIQAFDNIAPGLYGKNTLLYGVEVKFYSLKIKVNPNLETDIKGLYAIGDGAGITRGLMQASVTGIMVARDIVK, from the coding sequence ATGAAAGGAAAATATGATGTGGCCATTGTAGGTGCGGGACCGGCCGGGATTTTTGCGGCTTTGGAATTGTCATCCCTGGACAAAAACCTTAATATCCTGATAGTTGATAAAGGCAAGCATATTGATGAACGATTCTGTCATATACCCCGGGCGGGACACTGCCTTCATTGCGAACCATGCGCCATAATGAGCGGTTGGGCGGGAGCCGGAGCCTTCAGCGACGGGAAACTGTCCCTGTCACCGCAGGTGGGCGGGCGCATCAGCGACTACCTGGACGAAGAAAAATCACGGGAATACATTCGTTATGCGGACGGCATCTATTTAAGCTTTGGAGCGCGCAAAGAAGTCCACGGTTTGAATTCTAAAAAGATAGATGATTTAATCTACGAGGCTTCACGCTATAATATCCAACTGGTACCATGCCCGGTCAGGCACCTGGGCACCGAACTGGCTTCGGATGTCCTGCGAAGAATGTATCTGCATCTGACCGGCAAAACAAGGACCGAGTTCCTTCCCTTGACTGTCGTCAGCGAGATTGTTGCGGAAAATGGCGTGGTAAAGGGAATAAAGGTTAAAGATGGAAAGGGCGAAGAAAGAGAGATTGAAGCCCCGTACGTTATAGTCGCTCCCGGCCGGGGAGGAGCCCAGTGGCTGGCGGAACAGGCCAGGAAGCTCAATTTGAAAACGGAAAACAACGAAGTGGACATCGGCGTAAGGGTTGAAGTCCCGAATTCCATCATGGACCATCTGACCAGCGAGCTTTACGAAGCAAAGCTCATCTATTACTCCGACACCTTTGAAAACAAGGTCCGCTCTTTTTGTATGAATCCAGGCGGGATAGTTTCGGAGGAAAAATACGACGGTGAAATCGCCGTGGTGAACGGACACAGCTACGCGGACGCAAAACTCAAGACGTTCAACACCAACTTTGCGCTGCTGGTTTCCACCAGGTTCACGGAACCGTTCAACCAACCGATTGAATACGGAAAATACATTGCCAAATGCGCTAATATGCTTACCGGCGGCGGGGTGATGGTCCAGCGTCTGGGCGATCTTCTCCGCGGGCGCAGGACAGATTACGGCCGGCTGCAGAAGTCGACGACCATCCCCACTTTGAAGAGCGCGGTGCCCGGAGATTTGAGCTTTGTCCTGCCGCAGCGCTATTTAACCTCGATCGTGGAGACTATTCAAGCCTTTGACAACATTGCTCCGGGGCTGTACGGCAAGAACACCCTTCTTTACGGGGTGGAAGTGAAATTTTATTCATTGAAAATAAAAGTGAATCCTAACTTGGAGACGGATATTAAAGGGCTTTATGCAATCGGCGACGGGGCGGGGATTACCCGCGGGCTGATGCAGGCTTCGGTTACGGGGATCATGGTCGCCCGTGACATTGTAAAATAA
- a CDS encoding DUF951 domain-containing protein: MMAQFYLGDIVKMKKKHPCGGDEWEVMRTGMDFRIKCLKCARQVWLDRPAFEKAVKKIIKRGAGTPPDQV; encoded by the coding sequence ATTATGGCCCAGTTTTATCTTGGCGATATTGTAAAAATGAAAAAGAAGCATCCCTGTGGGGGAGATGAGTGGGAAGTTATGAGAACGGGGATGGATTTCCGCATCAAGTGCTTGAAATGCGCTAGGCAGGTCTGGCTGGATAGACCCGCCTTTGAAAAAGCGGTTAAAAAAATCATCAAGAGGGGAGCGGGGACGCCGCCGGACCAGGTTTAG
- a CDS encoding YybS family protein — MAGSLRTKAIAEGALMAVITAFLAVAGLYIPFMQLLIFFVWTIPGVLVIVRHGPAAGILSIAVAGFMILIIAGPMRAFFAVLQFGGLALVYGYAFSRRWQAGVTLLAGSAVMIVSTLVLYYLVYLLTGINNLNIAGELKEAVEPTIELYKNMGIIGPGKGLSEAMLRESLLAAVEFLTAYFPAIFALSGVASAFLNYFAAQKILYRFKIEIPGFPPFIHWRLPWWTVWGFIAGFGASMAGNYWHNNVLTQIGNNIIMLYGPLLFIIGLSVCAFLMQKYVGQEFIYRLIFLSVVVFFFSLTYKILFVVGLLDLFFDYRRIQGEN, encoded by the coding sequence GTGGCCGGTTCCCTGCGGACCAAGGCTATCGCCGAGGGCGCACTGATGGCCGTGATAACAGCCTTTCTGGCTGTTGCGGGGCTGTACATACCGTTTATGCAGTTATTAATTTTTTTCGTCTGGACAATACCCGGCGTGCTGGTTATAGTTCGTCACGGGCCTGCGGCAGGTATCCTCTCCATAGCTGTTGCAGGTTTCATGATCTTGATAATAGCCGGGCCGATGAGGGCTTTTTTTGCCGTGCTCCAGTTTGGCGGGCTTGCTCTTGTATACGGTTATGCTTTTAGCAGGCGCTGGCAGGCTGGGGTAACTTTACTGGCGGGTTCCGCCGTAATGATCGTCTCAACTCTTGTCCTTTATTATCTCGTGTACCTGCTTACCGGGATAAATAACCTCAATATTGCCGGCGAATTAAAAGAGGCCGTTGAACCAACAATCGAGCTTTACAAGAACATGGGTATAATTGGACCAGGCAAGGGTTTATCGGAAGCGATGCTTAGAGAATCGCTGCTGGCGGCGGTCGAGTTTTTGACAGCTTATTTCCCGGCGATTTTTGCTCTTTCGGGTGTGGCCTCGGCCTTTTTAAATTATTTTGCGGCTCAAAAAATACTTTACAGGTTTAAGATTGAAATTCCCGGGTTTCCGCCGTTTATACACTGGAGGTTACCCTGGTGGACGGTCTGGGGCTTTATTGCGGGCTTTGGCGCCAGTATGGCAGGAAACTACTGGCATAACAACGTGCTTACCCAGATCGGGAACAATATTATCATGTTGTATGGCCCGCTCCTGTTTATCATCGGTTTATCAGTATGCGCCTTTTTAATGCAGAAATACGTGGGCCAGGAGTTCATTTACCGCCTTATTTTCCTTTCGGTCGTCGTCTTTTTCTTTTCCCTGACCTATAAGATCTTGTTTGTGGTTGGACTTCTCGACCTCTTCTTTGATTATCGCCGTATACAAGGGGAAAACTAA
- the dnaB gene encoding replicative DNA helicase → MLEKIPPHNLEAEQAVLGSMMIDKEAVYTAVGILVPEDFYKESHQIIYSSLLSLESKGEPIDMITLTEELRQQNNLEKVGGVGYIATIANAVPTAANVRHYATIVAEKAVLRKLIRFSTNIANRCFEDQEDTFELLDDAERKILEIATKRSSDDLVPLKKVLSDTLEKIEMLASQKGSVTGVPSFYADLDRITSGWQQSDLIILAARPAMGKTSFGLNIALNAALKGKLPVAIFSLEMSREQLVQRMISSEAKIDQHKLRTGRLQDEEWLRLTRAVQPLSTAQIYIDDTPAISVLELRAKARRLKAEKGLELIVIDYLQLMQVNNRKNENRQQEISEISRSLKALARELNVPVLALSQLSRAVEQTHEKRPALSHLRESGALEQDADLVMFIYREEYYNPDTERPGIAEIIIAKHRNGPTGIVELGFIKEYTKFVDLDTYHTPA, encoded by the coding sequence ATGTTGGAAAAGATTCCGCCCCACAACCTTGAAGCCGAGCAAGCGGTTTTGGGGTCCATGATGATCGACAAAGAAGCTGTTTATACTGCTGTGGGGATTCTAGTTCCCGAGGATTTTTACAAGGAATCCCACCAGATAATATACAGCAGCCTGCTTTCCCTGGAGTCAAAAGGCGAACCAATAGATATGATCACTTTGACGGAAGAACTGCGCCAGCAGAACAACCTGGAAAAGGTCGGCGGGGTGGGTTACATAGCCACGATCGCCAATGCCGTGCCCACCGCGGCCAATGTTCGCCATTACGCCACCATTGTTGCGGAGAAGGCGGTGCTGCGGAAGTTAATCCGGTTTTCAACGAATATCGCCAATCGCTGTTTTGAGGACCAGGAAGACACCTTTGAGCTTTTGGACGATGCAGAAAGGAAAATCCTGGAGATTGCCACCAAGCGCAGTTCCGACGACCTTGTACCTCTAAAGAAAGTTTTGAGCGATACCCTGGAGAAAATAGAAATGCTTGCCAGCCAGAAAGGCAGCGTTACCGGAGTCCCTTCCTTTTACGCCGACCTGGACAGGATAACCTCGGGCTGGCAACAGTCAGACCTGATCATACTGGCGGCGCGGCCGGCCATGGGGAAAACCTCATTCGGCCTTAATATCGCCTTGAATGCGGCGCTTAAGGGAAAGCTCCCCGTGGCGATCTTCAGCCTGGAAATGTCGCGGGAGCAGCTCGTTCAGCGGATGATAAGCTCCGAAGCAAAGATAGACCAGCATAAACTTCGAACAGGCCGCCTACAGGACGAGGAATGGCTCCGCCTTACCAGGGCGGTGCAGCCTCTTTCCACGGCCCAGATTTATATTGACGATACTCCCGCTATTTCCGTGCTGGAACTGAGGGCTAAGGCCAGAAGGCTCAAAGCGGAAAAGGGTCTGGAACTGATAGTTATAGACTACCTGCAGCTTATGCAGGTAAACAACAGGAAAAATGAAAACCGCCAGCAGGAGATTTCCGAAATCTCACGTTCTTTGAAGGCGCTGGCCAGGGAGCTCAATGTTCCCGTCCTGGCCCTGTCCCAGTTATCCCGCGCTGTTGAGCAGACCCATGAAAAACGGCCGGCTTTAAGCCACCTGCGGGAATCGGGAGCCCTGGAGCAGGACGCCGACCTGGTCATGTTTATCTACCGTGAGGAATATTACAACCCGGATACGGAAAGACCGGGGATTGCCGAGATCATTATTGCCAAGCACCGCAACGGGCCGACCGGGATAGTGGAGCTCGGATTTATAAAGGAATACACTAAATTTGTTGACCTGGACACCTACCACACTCCGGCCTGA